In the Cherax quadricarinatus isolate ZL_2023a chromosome 96, ASM3850222v1, whole genome shotgun sequence genome, one interval contains:
- the LOC128701770 gene encoding importin subunit alpha-6, with the protein MPVYMTISNTMTLMEDHHLTAELSRCISSNNLTDQVESTTTLKFLVSGMSSGSTVQKIIESGVIYTLINFLQSDDSQLQNEALFALCNIATIMGAHTKTVVSAGGVGSLVALIRHSAHQELWYTAAWALSNIVTDSCAGRDLILSYDALTPLIRMLNESENKGVTTASWLLRNLCLPQHNPVDLSQMVRCVPTICDLIFHRDAQVAENALLALTDLTTTHKHQLQAAICPEFYPKLLQFRKLNPGRKVTKLVNVLKKLQPAVNVNNQVIGAISVSPGTTLSIPRKTPLAKTIKKSTVKRYNCPFSWDITTRSMSKRLRDASGVRNDVPLRRVIRTRASTKKLILGTPDQSLSSSVQKKV; encoded by the exons ATGCCTGTCTATATGACTATCTCAAATACA ATGACACTGATGGAAGACCATCACTTGACGGCCGAGCTGTCGAGgtgcatcagcagcaacaatttGACTGATCAAGTTGAGTCTACCACAACTCTAAAATTTCTAGTGTCTGGTATGAGCTCCGGCTCCACCGTCCAGAAGATCATAGAGTCTGGAGTAATATACACACTTATCAACTTCCTACAATCTGACGACTCTCAGTTACAG AATGAGGCATTATTTGCGTTGTGCAACATAGCAACGATTATGGGTGCACACACCAAGACTGTAGTGAGTGCCGGTGGTGTGGGCAGCTTGGTGGCCCTCATTAGGCACTCTGCCCACCAGGAGCTGTGGTACACAGCAGCTTGGGCACTGAGCAACATTGTTACTGACTCCTGTGCCGGGCGCGACCTCATCCTCTCTTACGATGCTCTTACACCTCTCATACG AATGTTGAATGAGAGTGAGAATAAAGGTGTAACAACAGCCTCTTGGCTCCTACGTAACCTGTGTCTGCCACAACACAATCCCGTTGACCTGAGTCAGATGGTGAGATGTGTGCCAACCATCTGTGACCTCATCTTCCACAGAGATGCCCAGGTGGCAGAGAACGCTTTGTTGGCACTCACTGACCTgaccacaacacacaaacaccaactACAAGCTGCCATTTGCCCTGAATTCTACCCTAAACTTCTTCAGTTTCGTAA GTTGAACCCTGGGAGAAAAGTAACCAAACTTGTCAACGTGTTGAAGAAACTACAGCCAGCAGTTAATGTTAACAATCAG gtaATTGGAGCAATCAGTGTCTCTCCTGGGACAACACTATCAATACCAAGGAAGACTCCACTTGCTAAAACCATTAAAAAATCCACCGTAAAAAGATACAACTGTCCATTCTCCTGGGATATTACTACCAGGAGTATGTCGAAGAGGCTTAGAGATGCTTCAGGTGTTCGAAACGATGTCCCACTAAGGAGAGTCATCAGAACACGAGCTTCAACAAAGAAGCTGATATTAGGGACTCCTGATCAATCACTCTCAAGCAGCGTTCAGAAGAAGGTATGA